The following proteins are encoded in a genomic region of Coffea eugenioides isolate CCC68of chromosome 6, Ceug_1.0, whole genome shotgun sequence:
- the LOC113774686 gene encoding cytochrome b-c1 complex subunit 7-like, translating to MATASSWVAKILNPKSNPLAAMHMKAISTRLRNYGLRYDDLYDPLEDMDIKEALRRLPPEVVDARNQRLLRAMDLSMKHQYLPEHLQAQQTPFRSYLKDMLALVKRERAEREALGALPLYQRTLP from the exons ATGGCGACGGCGTCGTCTTGGGTGGCAAAGATTCTGAACCCAAAGAGCAATCCCTTGGCCGCTATGCACATGAAAGCCATCTCTACCCGCCTCCGCAATTACG GGTTGAGGTATGACGACCTGTATGATCCGCTGGAGGACATGGACATCAAAGAAGCATTGAGACGGCTTCCTCCAGAAGTTGTGGATGCTCGCAATCAGCGGCTCTTGCGGGCCATGGATCTCTCCATGAAGCATCAGTACCTTCCCGAACACCTCCAG GCACAGCAGACGCCATTCAGGAGCTATCTTAAAGATATGCTAGCTCTG GTAAAGAGGGAGAGGGCAGAGCGTGAAGCTTTGGGAGCTTTGCCTCTTTATCAGCGTACACTTCCCTAA
- the LOC113774879 gene encoding uncharacterized protein LOC113774879 codes for MATTMLPISAVGVRACASTGPRKADVNNRRSSSSNWWSPIFGWSAEPDYIDTDNKRGDLSSISKKSEQDQDPKPVAKSRFAPGSFTAEKARQLRMMTTGSSTFHDVMYHSAIASRLASDFSGRSEL; via the coding sequence ATGGCGACCACTATGTTACCGATCAGCGCAGTCGGAGTGAGAGCCTGTGCGAGTACCGGCCCCCGGAAAGCTGACGTAAATAACCGGAGGAGTTCATCTTCCAACTGGTGGTCCCCAATCTTCGGCTGGTCTGCTGAGCCGGACTACATTGACACTGATAACAAGAGAGGTGATTTATCATCTATTAGTAAAAAGTCGGAGCAGGATCAGGATCCTAAGCCGGTGGCAAAATCTCGGTTTGCTCCTGGTTCGTTCACAGCGGAAAAGGCCAGGCAGCTCCGGATGATGACGACTGGGTCGTCTACGTTTCATGACGTCATGTACCACTCTGCCATCGCCTCCAGACTCGCCTCCGATTTCTCCGGCCGCTCCGAACTATAA
- the LOC113775230 gene encoding uncharacterized protein LOC113775230 isoform X1, with protein sequence MATPSNTANQEVVRRQNKGPPFKFLVPLIYAPVLPLIRLTLRHRPVLRDRLFTAVLAGAFAHGFYLVTDIYDAESK encoded by the exons ATGGCCACCCCGTCGAATACAGCAAACCA GGAAGTGGTTAGAAGGCAAAATAAAGGACCCCCTTTTAAGTTCTTGGTACCTCTAATCTACGCTCCTGTTCTTCCACTTA TTCGGCTAACGTTGCGGCATAGGCCAGTTCTGAGGGATCGTTTGTTCACTGCTGTTTTGGCTGGTGCATTTGCTCATGGCTTTTATTTGGT AACAGATATATATGATGCTGAGAGCAAGTGA
- the LOC113775230 gene encoding uncharacterized protein LOC113775230 isoform X2: MVRRQNKGPPFKFLVPLIYAPVLPLIRLTLRHRPVLRDRLFTAVLAGAFAHGFYLVTDIYDAESK; the protein is encoded by the exons A TGGTTAGAAGGCAAAATAAAGGACCCCCTTTTAAGTTCTTGGTACCTCTAATCTACGCTCCTGTTCTTCCACTTA TTCGGCTAACGTTGCGGCATAGGCCAGTTCTGAGGGATCGTTTGTTCACTGCTGTTTTGGCTGGTGCATTTGCTCATGGCTTTTATTTGGT AACAGATATATATGATGCTGAGAGCAAGTGA
- the LOC113774610 gene encoding GTP-binding nuclear protein Ran1A: MALPNQQIVDYPNFKLVIVGDGGTGKTTFVKRHLTGEFEKKYEPTIGVEVHPLDFFTNCGKLRFYCWDTAGQEKFGGLRDGYYIHGQCAIIMFDVTARLTYKNVPTWHRDLCRVCESIPIVLCGNKVDVKNRQVKAKQVTFHRKKNLQYYEISAKSNYNFEKPFLYLARKLAGDPNLHFVESPALLPPEVQIDLAAQQQHEAELAQAAIQPLPDDDDDAFE; the protein is encoded by the exons ATG GCTTTGCCTAATCAGCAGATTGTGGATTACCCTAACTTTAAGCTTGTGATTGTCGGTGATGGAGGAACTG GTAAAACTACTTTTGTCAAGAGGCACTTGACTGgtgaatttgagaaaaaatatgaac CAACTATTGGAGTGGAGGTTCACCCATTGGACTTTTTCACAAATTGTGGGAAACTTCGTTTCTACTGCTGGGATACTGCTGGGCAAGAGAAATTTGGAGGTCTTCGAGATGGCTACTA CATTCATGGGCAATGTGCAATTATAATGTTTGATGTCACAGCACGGCTGACCTACAAGAATGTGCCAACATGGCATCGAGATCTCTGCAG GGTTTGTGAAAGTATTCCTATTGTCCTCTGTGGAAACAAAGTTGATGTCAAGAATAGGCAGGTGAAGGCCAAGCAAGTTACATTCCACCGGAAGAAAAATTTGCAGTACTATGAGATTTCTGCAAAGAGCAACTACAATTTTGAAAAGCCTTTCTTGTACCTTGCCAGGAAGCTTGCTGG GGATCCCAATCTTCATTTCGTGGAATCACCTGCCCTTCTTCCCCCCGAAGTCCAGATAGATTTGGCTGCACAGCAACA GCATGAGGCTGAGCTTGCTCAAGCAGCTATTCAACCACTCCCTGACGACGACGACGATGCGTTCGAGTAA